From Dehalobacter sp. 12DCB1:
AAGGAGACGGGACTTATTGTTACCCTTGCCGATCATCCGATTTCCTGTGTTGCTTTAGGGACAGGTAAAGTCCTTAAAAACAGTTTTAAGTGAGAATCCCGAGGATCAGAATGAAATCATTAGAAATATTGGGAACGCGTATCGACTCGGTTGGTTTGCATGACTGTCTTGAAGCCATCGAACACACAATTTCGCTGGGGCAGGAACTTCGGATTGTAACCGCAAATCCCGAATTAATTTATAAAGCTGAACATGATGCCGGTCTTCGGAAAGTCATCAATTCAGCTGGTCTTGTCGTACCGGATGGGGTAGGCGTCGTTTGGGCTGCTCGAAAACTTGGTTACCCGGTCAAAGAAAGAGTAACGGGCATCGACCTGACAGCAGGGATTTTCGGGGAAAGCAACCGTCACGGATGGAGAATATTTCTGTTGGGCGCGAAGCCGGGCATTGCGGAAAAAGTTATTCGGCAGCAGAGCCTGGGGTATCCGGAGATAGCCTTGGCGTGCCATCATGGCTATTTTACGCAGGCAGAAGAGCCCGAGATGATTGAGCAGATCAGGCAATTTGCACCGGATATTCTTTTGATTGGCTTGGGCGCCCCCAGGCAGGAATACTGGAATCATCAACATCCAGGGCTGGCTAAAGTAAGTATGGGTGTCGGGGGGTCATTCGACGTAATGTCCGGAGAAGTGAAACGTGCCCCTGGGATATTCCGGCAATCAGGGCTGGAATGGCTTTACCGGCTAATTAGCGAACCGGGCCGGATAAAAAGGCAAGTCGTACTTCCAATGTACCTTCTAAGGGTTTTG
This genomic window contains:
- a CDS encoding WecB/TagA/CpsF family glycosyltransferase, whose amino-acid sequence is MKSLEILGTRIDSVGLHDCLEAIEHTISLGQELRIVTANPELIYKAEHDAGLRKVINSAGLVVPDGVGVVWAARKLGYPVKERVTGIDLTAGIFGESNRHGWRIFLLGAKPGIAEKVIRQQSLGYPEIALACHHGYFTQAEEPEMIEQIRQFAPDILLIGLGAPRQEYWNHQHPGLAKVSMGVGGSFDVMSGEVKRAPGIFRQSGLEWLYRLISEPGRIKRQVVLPMYLLRVLKQKYFPERGS